One window from the genome of Desulfobaccales bacterium encodes:
- a CDS encoding MlaD family protein has protein sequence MQEGFTRKEKLVGAFLLVLVIFTVVTLLAIAQGKGWGVTQTTYLVKFKQGYNLRPGSLVKMFNAEIGKVSDLRITTAGGLPQVQVTIKIYKKYNYLIHQDSVAEVVSPTIIGSEYLEISPGSSGYPQIEPYGTIPSRERQSLTEQLAELVNRETIDKVKLTVANIAQLSEQLKNDEKVFLAVVNHANQVLVSLTEAKGTMGLLLMQKDLYTKMVQSLGHLDQFLVEAKNLTGDFRPSAKDLQVFTKSITQEIEPLKAIVANIKAGSEELPDLVEAATETARSGKEVMDAIKANPLIRLTAPKGARSRSIHVEPRSLP, from the coding sequence ATGCAAGAGGGCTTTACCCGCAAGGAAAAGCTGGTAGGCGCATTTCTCCTGGTGTTGGTGATCTTCACCGTGGTGACCTTGCTGGCGATTGCCCAGGGCAAGGGCTGGGGCGTGACCCAGACCACCTATCTGGTAAAATTCAAGCAGGGCTACAACCTGCGCCCGGGCTCTTTGGTCAAGATGTTCAACGCCGAGATCGGCAAGGTCTCCGACCTGCGCATCACCACGGCGGGCGGGCTACCCCAGGTGCAAGTCACCATCAAGATTTACAAGAAATACAACTATCTCATCCACCAGGATTCCGTGGCGGAAGTGGTGAGCCCCACCATAATCGGCAGCGAATATCTCGAAATCAGCCCCGGCTCTTCCGGCTACCCCCAGATTGAACCCTACGGCACCATACCGTCCCGGGAGCGCCAATCCCTCACGGAGCAACTGGCGGAGCTGGTCAACCGGGAAACCATTGACAAAGTCAAGTTGACCGTGGCCAATATCGCCCAGTTGAGCGAACAGTTGAAAAACGATGAAAAGGTTTTTCTAGCGGTGGTGAATCATGCCAACCAGGTGCTGGTGAGCCTCACCGAGGCCAAAGGCACCATGGGCCTGCTCCTCATGCAAAAAGATTTATATACCAAGATGGTTCAAAGTCTGGGCCACCTGGACCAGTTCCTGGTGGAGGCCAAGAATCTCACGGGGGATTTCCGGCCTTCGGCCAAGGATCTGCAAGTGTTCACCAAATCCATCACCCAGGAAATCGAACCCTTGAAGGCCATCGTGGCCAACATCAAGGCCGGTAGCGAGGAATTGCCCGACCTCGTGGAAGCGGCCACCGAGACGGCCCGAAGCGGCAAGGAAGTCATGGACGCCATCAAGGCCAATCCCCTCATCCGCCTGACCGCGCCCAAGGGCGCCCGGAGCCGATCCATTCATGTGGAACCGCGTAGCCTGCCTTAG
- a CDS encoding tetratricopeptide repeat protein — protein sequence MWNRVACLRRWIVLMLAVLVVGCAAKPDPFGQQVSRINDLSIQGEQWFSRGDLKRASREFSRALTMSRSVDYPQGEAQQLNNLGAVALEDGEIKQARDLFNQALQVNCAQGQWVAVSINQANLATIAQKAGNPGEAARHLQAAQNAAWQAQAPRALARVYLQWASFYLDQKDPALAEDFLNRSQPLATTPELKGTLAHHLGRLALARGDTGLALERFAQALTIDRSILDRPAMAGDLFFLGEVYQSRGDLCQAWDYYVRAFDVFAGLGRTSQMLRCFKRLKEVNQKGRLGHSLERFEKLTKPSPS from the coding sequence ATGTGGAACCGCGTAGCCTGCCTTAGGCGCTGGATAGTGCTTATGTTGGCGGTCCTGGTGGTGGGCTGCGCTGCCAAACCGGACCCGTTCGGGCAGCAGGTAAGCCGCATCAACGACCTCTCCATTCAGGGGGAGCAGTGGTTCTCGCGGGGCGACCTGAAGCGGGCTTCACGGGAGTTCTCCCGGGCCCTGACCATGAGCCGGTCCGTGGACTATCCCCAGGGGGAGGCCCAGCAGCTCAACAACCTGGGCGCCGTAGCCCTGGAGGATGGAGAGATTAAACAGGCCCGGGATTTATTTAACCAGGCCCTGCAAGTGAATTGCGCTCAGGGGCAGTGGGTCGCGGTCAGTATCAACCAGGCTAACCTGGCCACCATAGCCCAGAAGGCAGGGAATCCCGGGGAAGCCGCCCGGCATCTCCAGGCGGCCCAGAACGCGGCCTGGCAAGCCCAAGCGCCCCGAGCCCTGGCCCGGGTGTATCTCCAGTGGGCCAGTTTTTATCTGGACCAGAAAGACCCGGCCCTGGCTGAAGATTTTTTGAATCGTAGCCAACCTCTGGCTACCACGCCGGAACTCAAAGGGACCCTGGCGCATCACTTGGGCCGGCTGGCCCTGGCTCGGGGAGACACCGGCCTGGCTCTGGAGCGTTTCGCCCAAGCGCTCACCATCGACCGCTCCATTCTAGATCGGCCCGCCATGGCCGGGGACCTGTTCTTCCTGGGGGAGGTGTATCAAAGCCGAGGGGACCTGTGTCAGGCCTGGGATTATTACGTCCGGGCCTTCGACGTCTTTGCCGGTCTAGGGCGCACGTCCCAGATGCTCAGGTGCTTCAAGCGGCTTAAGGAAGTCAACCAAAAGGGCCGGTTAGGCCATTCCCTGGAACGCTTCGAAAAGCTCACCAAACCGAGCCCTTCCTGA
- a CDS encoding TadG family pilus assembly protein: MEAHRTQKRLTGFKGDESGSTAVIVALLLVMLLAVAGLAIDYAHLAWVQRDLRKSAEAGARSGARALWPLNLWGTANTRPAPDYQAASTSALNIATSNKVDGVNLTTNEVTVEVGQWNYATQQFTPVTWANSSTANGVRVTAQRTNVQIIFGQFLGLLSKDLSSRAICIMDFAGSVGPGTLPIALNKAYTAPGTPLFINFTPDTLDNGGWFADPTDQASAKTFKDYINNAACSPLNVGDIINLQNGQDTSCLNELKDKLNLQPSKTLNVLLPVVNTDKFNQSQPIVAFVPFQISEVLTGGSPKGVSGTVLSMGEMDSAQPGGSNYGALAPPKLVQ, from the coding sequence ATGGAAGCTCATAGGACACAAAAAAGACTAACCGGCTTCAAAGGTGATGAGTCCGGGTCCACGGCAGTAATCGTGGCCCTTCTCTTGGTGATGCTGTTGGCCGTGGCTGGCCTGGCCATCGATTACGCCCATTTGGCCTGGGTGCAACGTGACCTGAGGAAGTCCGCTGAGGCCGGAGCCCGGTCTGGAGCTCGGGCCCTTTGGCCGCTGAATCTGTGGGGTACTGCCAATACCCGTCCTGCTCCCGATTACCAAGCGGCCTCGACCTCGGCCCTCAATATCGCCACGAGCAACAAGGTTGATGGGGTCAATCTGACCACGAACGAAGTAACAGTGGAGGTGGGACAATGGAATTATGCCACCCAACAGTTTACTCCCGTTACTTGGGCGAATAGCAGCACTGCCAACGGCGTCCGGGTGACTGCCCAAAGAACCAACGTTCAAATCATTTTTGGCCAATTTTTGGGTCTCCTTTCCAAAGATTTGAGTTCCAGAGCCATTTGCATCATGGACTTTGCCGGCTCCGTCGGCCCGGGAACCCTGCCCATTGCTCTCAATAAAGCTTATACCGCTCCCGGCACGCCTCTCTTCATCAACTTTACCCCTGATACCCTTGATAATGGCGGTTGGTTTGCCGACCCGACGGACCAGGCCAGCGCCAAAACCTTTAAAGATTACATTAATAACGCTGCCTGCTCCCCATTGAATGTCGGCGATATCATCAACCTCCAAAATGGGCAAGACACTTCTTGTCTCAACGAATTAAAGGATAAACTTAACCTTCAACCCAGTAAAACCCTCAACGTTCTGTTACCGGTAGTGAATACGGACAAATTTAACCAGAGCCAACCAATTGTCGCATTTGTGCCTTTTCAGATCTCTGAAGTTCTAACGGGCGGAAGTCCCAAAGGGGTTTCCGGTACTGTACTGAGTATGGGGGAAATGGACAGCGCCCAGCCTGGCGGAAGCAATTATGGCGCCCTGGCACCTCCCAAGTTGGTGCAATAG
- a CDS encoding pilus assembly protein TadG-related protein, translated as MRVLKALRRLVRRCNLAQGVKGVIADDSGAIALIMAFALTAFLGMAALAVDYGYMSEVQSELKKAAEAGALAGANALAKNADWNTAATSIVQENQAAGKLLTDCQVLSGYWSLVQGKFFGAAPQETPAPVQAIQVVVPKDAGNNGGPLQLSFAPIFGINTTNLSGTAVAIVKSSGIWSILETGNGTVSISNNANVGNANFGGDVGLNGDGPFSLSNNATVWGKAYLKTGCPKTIGNGAVVKGGIQQDAAANAILQQATQDATTTFNTFRNPSLTPATPAVQAQVTNGIINLSNNGTKTINGTNMVNVLNLTRLTLSNNATLILDAPAGGSFVIRDSGNFSLGNGSQIKLGNGGITEDRVTFVRTGTGVVSLSNNSILNGNILSLDGAISLSNNAAVNGVLVSGRNITLSNNSVTTKKTPSGWGSFSSGGGGGAALVQ; from the coding sequence ATGCGAGTATTAAAGGCGCTCCGGAGGCTTGTCCGGAGATGCAATCTGGCTCAGGGCGTCAAGGGCGTTATCGCGGACGATTCCGGGGCCATTGCGCTGATCATGGCCTTTGCCTTAACAGCATTCTTGGGGATGGCCGCCTTGGCCGTCGATTACGGGTATATGAGCGAGGTGCAAAGTGAACTGAAAAAGGCCGCTGAAGCCGGGGCCTTGGCTGGGGCCAATGCCTTAGCCAAAAATGCGGACTGGAACACCGCGGCAACTTCGATAGTCCAGGAAAATCAGGCGGCCGGAAAACTCTTAACCGATTGCCAGGTGCTCAGTGGCTATTGGAGTCTGGTGCAGGGCAAATTTTTCGGCGCCGCCCCCCAAGAAACTCCGGCCCCGGTCCAGGCTATCCAGGTGGTGGTGCCCAAGGACGCCGGTAACAACGGCGGCCCTCTCCAGTTGTCCTTTGCCCCCATTTTTGGGATAAACACCACTAATCTGAGCGGCACCGCGGTGGCGATTGTCAAGTCCTCTGGCATCTGGTCCATCCTGGAGACCGGCAACGGCACGGTCAGTATAAGCAACAATGCCAACGTCGGTAATGCCAACTTCGGTGGTGATGTGGGGCTTAATGGTGACGGCCCCTTTTCCTTGAGTAACAATGCCACGGTGTGGGGGAAGGCATATCTTAAAACCGGCTGTCCCAAAACCATCGGGAACGGCGCAGTCGTTAAAGGCGGCATCCAGCAAGATGCCGCTGCCAATGCCATACTCCAGCAAGCCACCCAGGACGCCACCACCACCTTCAATACTTTCAGAAATCCTTCACTGACACCAGCGACACCGGCAGTGCAAGCTCAGGTAACAAATGGGATTATCAATCTCTCTAATAATGGAACCAAGACCATAAATGGCACAAACATGGTGAACGTTCTTAACCTCACTCGATTAACCTTAAGTAATAATGCGACCCTAATTTTGGACGCGCCCGCAGGAGGTTCGTTTGTCATCCGGGACTCCGGGAACTTCTCCCTCGGCAATGGCTCCCAGATAAAATTGGGAAACGGCGGTATCACGGAAGACAGGGTCACCTTCGTCAGGACCGGCACCGGCGTGGTCAGTCTCTCTAATAACTCCATCCTTAACGGCAACATTTTGAGCCTCGATGGCGCTATCAGCCTCTCCAACAACGCCGCCGTAAATGGTGTGCTGGTCAGCGGCAGGAACATCACTTTGAGTAACAACAGCGTGACGACCAAGAAAACCCCAAGCGGGTGGGGGTCGTTCTCCAGCGGCGGAGGGGGCGGCGCGGCCCTGGTCCAATGA
- a CDS encoding HD-GYP domain-containing protein, giving the protein MHAITQVIEATMAARDPYTVEHQRRVTQIALDIAANLNLSADSTEKLRIAGNLHDLGKVGVPTEILVKPGRLTELEFSIIKNHPMVGFEILKPLDLPLSTTQIVVQHHERWNGSGYPHGLAGSDILLEARIIGVADVVEAMASNRPYRPALGLAKAMSELSLNKGVLYDPLVVDACSQLYVENKLTTFRN; this is encoded by the coding sequence ATGCATGCCATAACCCAGGTTATCGAAGCCACCATGGCAGCCCGAGATCCTTACACCGTGGAACACCAAAGAAGGGTGACCCAAATTGCCTTGGACATCGCTGCCAATCTAAATCTTTCGGCTGATTCCACCGAAAAGCTTCGTATAGCCGGGAATCTTCATGATCTTGGGAAAGTAGGGGTGCCTACCGAAATTCTCGTTAAGCCGGGAAGATTAACCGAGCTCGAGTTTTCCATTATCAAAAACCATCCCATGGTGGGATTTGAGATCCTGAAACCTCTGGATTTGCCTCTGTCCACCACTCAAATCGTGGTCCAGCACCATGAGAGATGGAACGGCTCAGGATATCCGCATGGACTGGCGGGATCTGACATCCTTCTGGAAGCCCGGATAATCGGCGTCGCCGACGTCGTGGAGGCCATGGCGTCAAACCGGCCCTATCGGCCGGCCCTGGGACTTGCCAAGGCCATGTCGGAACTCTCTTTAAATAAAGGCGTGCTTTACGACCCCCTGGTGGTGGACGCTTGTTCTCAGCTCTATGTGGAGAATAAATTGACAACTTTTCGAAACTGA
- a CDS encoding TadE/TadG family type IV pilus assembly protein — MAQGLMLQIAAWSGAIATAVVLLGLLLVAMNTGAKHFLRRLRSRTEGAATIEFALCLIPLLLIVGGIIDFGHLWYMESMLATASQEGARYATRYSAPSGTRLTPGSLSPTVSSYVTSTYTGLLPVDADLQVIPGGAGYTSTTPGLSVSVQVTAKKYWFFIGNLVPGLPNPKTLSSTTVMSLE, encoded by the coding sequence ATGGCTCAAGGGTTGATGTTGCAGATCGCCGCATGGTCCGGGGCCATAGCAACGGCTGTAGTCTTATTGGGGTTGTTGTTGGTGGCGATGAACACTGGGGCCAAACATTTCCTCCGGCGTCTCCGCTCTCGTACGGAAGGGGCCGCGACGATTGAGTTTGCCCTCTGCCTCATCCCCTTATTGCTCATCGTAGGCGGCATCATCGATTTCGGCCACCTCTGGTATATGGAATCAATGCTGGCCACCGCCAGCCAGGAAGGCGCCCGCTATGCTACTCGTTACAGTGCGCCCTCTGGAACGCGTCTAACGCCCGGCAGCCTTTCTCCTACGGTATCGTCTTATGTGACCAGCACCTACACCGGACTCCTGCCCGTCGATGCCGATCTTCAGGTCATCCCAGGGGGGGCCGGCTATACTTCGACTACCCCTGGACTTTCGGTCAGCGTCCAGGTTACTGCCAAGAAATACTGGTTTTTTATCGGCAACTTGGTACCTGGCCTACCCAATCCCAAGACCCTGAGCTCTACCACAGTGATGTCATTGGAGTAA
- a CDS encoding TadE family protein, with amino-acid sequence MGVPLKPRRIFKLRRGQEGSAVVEFALCLIPLLIIVGGILDFGHLWYMQSILATASREGARYATHYSSAKVTPNNLSPSIQNYVLNTPAENGGAGGVGLSDLLSADASPAVIPGGPGYTTGTGSVSVQVTAKKYWFMLSYLIPGLSNPQLLSVTTWMTCEY; translated from the coding sequence ATGGGAGTGCCGTTAAAACCGCGTCGAATCTTTAAACTCCGCCGTGGCCAGGAGGGGTCTGCGGTAGTTGAGTTCGCCCTCTGCCTCATCCCTTTGCTGATCATCGTGGGCGGCATCCTTGATTTTGGTCATCTTTGGTATATGCAGTCGATACTGGCCACTGCCAGCCGCGAGGGCGCTCGCTATGCCACCCATTATTCTAGCGCAAAGGTTACTCCTAATAACCTTTCTCCCTCCATCCAGAATTATGTGCTCAATACTCCGGCTGAAAATGGCGGTGCCGGTGGCGTCGGGTTGAGTGATCTTCTGTCCGCTGACGCCAGTCCAGCGGTCATCCCGGGAGGCCCTGGATATACGACCGGCACGGGCTCGGTCAGTGTCCAGGTCACTGCCAAGAAATACTGGTTTATGCTCAGTTATTTGATCCCCGGCCTGTCTAATCCCCAACTGCTGAGTGTTACTACATGGATGACATGCGAGTATTAA
- a CDS encoding TadE/TadG family type IV pilus assembly protein — translation MAQGLLLQIATRFGAIAMAVILMGLLFVALNAGAKHFLRRLRTRTEGAATVEFAIIISVFLLIVAGIMDFGHAWYMQQVITNASREGARYGITYATDSSGTRIAPSALSPSISTYLTTNYKLTTSLPADAQPVITPGGTGLATGTRGSPLEVTVTAKKTWFIISSFIPGLGSQKTLKASTVMLCE, via the coding sequence ATGGCTCAGGGGTTGTTGTTGCAGATCGCTACACGGTTCGGGGCCATAGCAATGGCCGTAATTTTGATGGGGTTGTTGTTTGTGGCCCTGAACGCCGGAGCCAAACATTTCCTCCGGCGTCTCCGTACGCGTACGGAAGGGGCCGCCACCGTTGAATTCGCCATAATTATCAGTGTGTTTCTCTTAATTGTGGCGGGAATCATGGACTTCGGACATGCCTGGTATATGCAGCAGGTCATCACCAATGCCAGCCGGGAAGGGGCTCGTTACGGTATAACCTATGCAACTGATAGCAGTGGAACCCGCATCGCTCCCTCCGCCCTGTCTCCCTCGATCAGCACGTATCTGACCACCAATTACAAGTTAACCACCAGCCTGCCCGCTGACGCTCAACCAGTCATCACCCCGGGTGGAACTGGCCTCGCCACCGGAACCCGGGGATCACCCCTGGAAGTTACGGTTACGGCTAAGAAAACCTGGTTCATAATTTCGAGTTTCATTCCAGGTCTTGGCAGTCAAAAAACCCTTAAGGCCTCTACGGTAATGCTCTGTGAATGA